In the Paenibacillus sp. FSL H7-0357 genome, one interval contains:
- a CDS encoding glycoside hydrolase family 13 protein yields MNPKWWKESVVYQIYPISFMDSNGDGIGDLRGIISKLDYLQNLGVDVIWVCPIYKSPNHDNGYDISDYCDIMKEFGTMDDFDRLLSEMHSRGMKLMMDLVLNHTSHEHPWFIESRSSKDNPKRDFYIWKKAKNGGPPNNWESYFSGTVWELDPVTDEYYLHLYSKYQPDLNWENPVVIDKLHEMVQWWLKKGVDGFRFDAIAHIVKAEGYPDAHNPGGTPTVRAYDMFSNLSHVHTLLQNLHDRVLYFYDIMTVGETSGLGPEQALDYVGDGRRELNMTFQFEHMNLDAASPGGGKWDVVPWRLTELKKIISNWQTVLHDRGWNANYLCNHDQPRSVSRFGDDLFYRVPSAKMLATFIHMLEGTPYIYQGEEIGMTNVAFESIDEYRDVETLNYYEEKRSNGVPEADIMAAIHKKSRDNARTPMQWDDGEEGGFTTGVPWIRVNSNFKEINAASAVKDPDSIFNYYKKLIELRKNHQVIVYGEYGLLLEEHPEIYAYTRTLEEQRLLVILNFYGQEPVFELPGEFQPEKLELLISNYAPSKEEDLRKLKLRPYEARVYLQRQR; encoded by the coding sequence GTGAACCCTAAATGGTGGAAAGAAAGCGTCGTGTACCAGATTTATCCGATCAGCTTTATGGACAGCAACGGTGACGGCATAGGCGATCTGCGCGGGATTATTTCCAAGCTCGATTACCTGCAGAATCTGGGTGTCGATGTCATCTGGGTGTGTCCGATTTATAAATCGCCAAACCATGACAATGGCTATGATATTAGTGATTACTGCGACATTATGAAGGAATTCGGGACGATGGATGATTTTGACCGGCTGCTCAGTGAGATGCATTCGCGCGGCATGAAGCTGATGATGGATCTGGTGCTGAATCATACCTCCCATGAGCATCCGTGGTTTATTGAATCGCGAAGCTCGAAGGATAATCCTAAACGGGATTTTTATATATGGAAAAAAGCCAAAAACGGCGGTCCGCCAAACAACTGGGAATCGTATTTCAGCGGTACGGTCTGGGAGCTGGATCCGGTGACGGACGAGTATTATCTCCATCTGTACTCCAAATATCAGCCGGATCTGAACTGGGAAAATCCCGTGGTAATCGACAAGCTGCATGAAATGGTGCAGTGGTGGCTGAAAAAAGGGGTCGACGGGTTCCGGTTTGACGCGATCGCCCACATCGTGAAGGCGGAGGGTTACCCTGATGCGCATAACCCGGGCGGAACGCCGACGGTGCGCGCCTATGATATGTTCTCTAACCTGTCGCATGTGCACACACTGCTGCAGAATCTGCACGATCGGGTGCTGTACTTCTACGATATTATGACGGTTGGCGAAACCTCGGGCCTCGGGCCGGAGCAGGCGCTGGATTATGTCGGGGACGGACGCCGGGAGCTGAACATGACCTTTCAGTTTGAACATATGAATCTGGATGCCGCCTCACCGGGCGGAGGGAAGTGGGATGTGGTTCCCTGGCGCCTGACGGAGCTCAAAAAAATCATCAGCAACTGGCAGACCGTCCTGCATGACCGGGGCTGGAACGCCAATTATTTATGCAATCATGACCAGCCGCGTTCGGTATCGAGGTTTGGCGACGATCTCTTCTACCGTGTTCCTTCGGCCAAAATGCTGGCCACCTTTATTCATATGCTGGAGGGTACGCCTTACATTTATCAGGGCGAAGAAATCGGCATGACGAATGTGGCTTTTGAATCAATCGACGAATACAGGGATGTGGAAACGCTCAATTATTATGAGGAAAAGCGTTCAAACGGCGTACCCGAAGCCGACATTATGGCCGCCATACACAAAAAAAGCCGGGACAATGCCCGCACGCCGATGCAATGGGATGATGGAGAAGAAGGGGGCTTCACAACCGGTGTGCCTTGGATCAGAGTGAACTCCAATTTCAAGGAAATAAATGCGGCTAGTGCAGTCAAAGACCCCGATTCAATTTTTAACTACTATAAAAAGCTGATTGAGCTGCGTAAAAATCATCAGGTGATCGTCTATGGTGAATATGGATTGTTGCTGGAGGAGCATCCGGAGATTTATGCCTATACCCGTACGCTGGAGGAGCAGCGGCTGCTGGTGATTTTGAATTTTTATGGCCAGGAGCCAGTGTTCGAGCTTCCGGGTGAATTCCAGCCGGAGAAGCTGGAGCTGCTGATCTCCAATTATGCCCCTTCCAAAGAGGAAGATCTAAGAAAGCTGAAGCTTCGTCCTTATGAGGCAAGGGTATATCTGCAGCGTCAACGTTGA
- a CDS encoding Cof-type HAD-IIB family hydrolase, producing MTTKTIFFDIDGTIYDEDKQVPASTKEAIAELQRLGHHVAIATGRASYMFEDLREELGIDSYVSLNGQYVVFEGEVIYRNPLDTAALKELTLFADKQDQPVAYIDAIDMKVNVAEHEYIQTSLGSLKLAFPTHDAEYFLLNEIYQAMIFCPKESQDMYVEAYPGFKFIRWHPLCMDVLPGNGSKANGIAQMMKHLGVKKEDIYAFGDGLNDVEMLQFVGHGIAMGNAEDEVKAVAPYVTKHVSENGIYEGLKMVGLL from the coding sequence ATGACTACAAAAACGATTTTTTTTGATATTGACGGTACGATTTATGATGAGGATAAACAGGTGCCTGCCTCCACCAAGGAAGCTATCGCGGAGCTCCAGCGACTGGGCCATCATGTGGCCATCGCTACAGGGAGAGCCTCCTACATGTTTGAGGATCTGCGGGAAGAGCTGGGGATCGATTCGTATGTTTCGCTTAACGGGCAATATGTTGTTTTTGAGGGGGAAGTGATTTACCGCAATCCGCTGGATACGGCTGCCTTGAAGGAGCTTACACTGTTCGCCGATAAGCAGGATCAGCCGGTAGCCTATATTGATGCCATTGACATGAAGGTGAACGTTGCGGAGCATGAGTATATTCAGACAAGCTTAGGATCACTGAAGCTGGCCTTTCCGACGCATGATGCAGAGTATTTTCTGCTGAATGAAATTTATCAGGCGATGATCTTTTGCCCGAAGGAGAGTCAGGACATGTATGTGGAAGCCTACCCCGGCTTCAAATTTATCCGCTGGCATCCGCTCTGTATGGATGTTCTGCCCGGCAACGGCTCGAAGGCTAACGGCATTGCCCAAATGATGAAGCATCTCGGGGTGAAGAAGGAAGATATTTATGCTTTTGGCGATGGCCTCAATGATGTAGAGATGCTGCAATTTGTCGGTCATGGCATCGCGATGGGCAATGCGGAGGATGAGGTTAAGGCCGTGGCTCCATATGTCACCAAGCATGTCAGCGAGAACGGAATTTATGAAGGATTAAAGATGGTGGGTTTGCTGTAG